A portion of the Cervus elaphus chromosome X, mCerEla1.1, whole genome shotgun sequence genome contains these proteins:
- the LOC122689794 gene encoding phospholipase A2 inhibitor and Ly6/PLAUR domain-containing protein-like, whose amino-acid sequence MKPSMKPETFLLASALLCTLLGLGCSLSCEVCVSDGPNCNGKLQTCAPDKDSCIVVVTESNRKGSLAVTSYKGCAKSSECDSGSFAITMNTENYMGSRRRCCQNDGCNQEPMPAIVRNHTENGLRCPSCITAFSETCTSTQEAVCVGEETHCVAVSGLAQPGIRFAARGCGTEAACHSKPGTLVPSGSRLLTIKKTSCRPSSQASGKAE is encoded by the coding sequence ATGAAGCCTTCCATGAAACCTGAGACCTTCCTGCTGGCCTCTGCACTGCTCTGCACCCTCCTGGGTTTGGGGTGCTCACTAAGCTGTGAGGTGTGTGTCAGTGACGGTCCCAACTGCAATGGAAAACTGCAGACTTGTGCCCCGGACAAGGACTCCTGCATTGTTGTCGTGACTGAGAGCAATAGAAAGGGCTCCTTGGCGGTGACCAGCTACAAGGGGTGTGCGAAATCCAGCGAGTGTGACTCAGGATCCTTCGCCATCACCATGAACACTGAGAACTACATGGGCTCCAGGAGGCGCTGCTGCCAGAACGATGGGTGCAACCAGGAGCCCATGCCCGCGATCGTGAGAAACCATACAGAGAATGGCCTTCGGTGTCCTTCCTGCATCACTGCCTTTTCGGAAACATGCACTTCGACTCAGGAAGCGGTCTGCGTTGGTGAGGAAACCCACTGTGTCGCCGTGTCTGGCCTCGCACAGCCTGGTATCAGATTTGCAGCCCGGGGCTGTGGTACGGAGGCCGCCTGCCACAGCAAGCCTGGGACCCTGGTGCCCTCAGGCTCTCGTTTGTTGACCATCAAGAAGACCAGCTGTCGTCCAAGCTCCCAGGCTtctggcaaggctgagtga